From the genome of Terriglobales bacterium, one region includes:
- a CDS encoding YgeY family selenium metabolism-linked hydrolase, whose translation MNSLETIRHQRAALAGGAKKHEQDMVRFLRDLIAIPAESSQEGPVIQRIKQEMEKVGFDEIRIDKMGNILGRIGSGKRVIMMDSHTDTVGVGDIKEWNWDPYKGKVEDGYVYGRGACDQRCGMASMVYGAKLIKELGLAGDYTLWCVGSVQEEDCDGLAWLYILREDGIKPDGVLITEPTNLQIYRGQRGRMEIEVHIRGRSCHASAPERGDNPIYKMTTLLREIEQLNTRLRDDKFLGKGTITVTQIRSLSPSLCAVPGACSIHLDRRLTTGDTKESAVAEVRALSGARDAEIEILKYEVPSYTGLVYPMEKYYPTWVVEEDHPLVESAVETYQALNNRAPVVDKWVFSTNGVGSMGMCGVPTVGFGPGNEVDAHAVTERVSIDHLVQAAQFYAAFPLVFAHTLESEHTAKAGA comes from the coding sequence ATGAACTCACTGGAAACCATCCGCCATCAGCGCGCCGCCCTTGCCGGCGGCGCCAAGAAGCACGAGCAGGACATGGTCCGCTTCCTGCGTGACCTCATCGCCATCCCCGCGGAAAGCTCGCAGGAAGGGCCGGTGATCCAGCGTATCAAGCAGGAAATGGAAAAGGTCGGCTTCGACGAAATCCGCATCGACAAGATGGGCAACATTCTCGGCCGGATCGGCTCGGGCAAGCGCGTCATCATGATGGACTCGCACACCGACACGGTCGGCGTCGGGGACATCAAGGAATGGAACTGGGACCCGTACAAGGGCAAGGTCGAGGACGGCTATGTCTACGGACGCGGCGCCTGCGACCAGCGCTGCGGCATGGCGAGCATGGTGTACGGCGCCAAGCTGATCAAGGAACTCGGCCTCGCCGGCGACTACACGCTGTGGTGCGTGGGCAGCGTGCAAGAGGAGGACTGCGACGGACTGGCGTGGCTCTACATCCTGCGCGAGGACGGCATCAAGCCCGACGGCGTGCTCATCACCGAGCCGACGAACCTGCAGATTTACCGCGGGCAGCGCGGGCGCATGGAGATCGAAGTCCACATCCGCGGCCGCTCCTGCCATGCCAGCGCACCCGAGCGCGGCGATAACCCGATTTACAAGATGACCACGCTCCTCCGGGAAATCGAGCAGCTCAACACGCGTTTGCGCGACGATAAGTTTCTCGGCAAAGGAACGATCACGGTGACGCAGATCCGGTCGCTGTCGCCTTCGCTTTGCGCCGTGCCGGGAGCTTGCTCAATCCATCTCGATCGCCGGCTCACCACCGGCGACACCAAGGAGAGCGCGGTTGCGGAAGTGCGCGCTTTGTCCGGCGCGCGGGATGCGGAGATCGAAATTCTGAAGTACGAAGTGCCGAGCTATACCGGGTTGGTCTACCCCATGGAAAAATACTACCCGACCTGGGTGGTCGAGGAAGATCACCCTCTGGTGGAATCGGCGGTCGAGACCTACCAGGCGCTGAACAACCGGGCGCCGGTCGTCGACAAGTGGGTTTTCAGCACCAACGGTGTGGGCTCCATGGGCATGTGCGGCGTGCCGACAGTCGGCTTCGGGCCGGGCAACGAAGTGGATGCGCACGCGGTGACCGAACGTGTATCCATCGACCACCTGGTGCAGGCGGCACAGTTCTACGCGGCGTTTCCGCTGGTATTCGCGCATACGCTGGAAAGCGAGCACACCGCAAAAGCGGGAGCTTAA